Proteins from one Rhizobium sp. CB3090 genomic window:
- a CDS encoding ABC transporter permease subunit produces the protein MRADTTSDPTFVGTKTHIFLAILIGTAIFEFVLPAEYGGVPSGLLLPIAAWFDQLLNFIANGVHIFGVTIQQITRACAVVLDIPIKALTTVFVDGIQKGYGFNKVQIAPPMSWLGVSVAVIWVARRVGGIQLLLLALVTVLYILFLGLYQATMTTLASVMGSIVLATVAGLFIGVASARHAGVYTVVRAVMNLTQTVPIFSYLLPTLMFLGYGPSAAVFATFVYALPPMVHATVLALQSVEPEIVEYASMAGCTKQQNLWRVQIPAALPKLGIGLNQVVMMSFNMAILTSMIGVGGLGYLVLQALRRLDIGAGLEAGMGIVLLGILLDRITQATSNRQSGSQPPFNRKDWLLIGAALIVTTLASYLLPALATWPKQLVFTSASIWNDMVSWINVHLFDALDGIRTFLILDVFYPYRDFLLGRSFLGIVVFSVLGSALIGGPRLGLLVAALLVLIGSTGFWTQAVLSFYLVSMSVAIAILAGVPIGVFVARNDWARHGTLFVLDTLQTLPTLIYLLPAVMLFRNGDVSAIFAIVSYSIAPAIRYVMEGLHQVPSQRIEAGKMSGCNSWQLFRHIEVPSAFPTLLLGLNQTVMMALSMLIIAAMVGTKDLGQEVFMSLTRSEVGKGIAVGICVAALALISDALLKTASSKQSA, from the coding sequence GTGAGAGCTGACACAACATCCGATCCGACCTTCGTCGGGACGAAAACCCATATATTCCTGGCCATCTTGATCGGCACCGCGATCTTCGAATTCGTCCTGCCTGCCGAGTATGGGGGTGTCCCATCCGGCTTGCTGCTTCCGATCGCCGCCTGGTTCGATCAGTTGCTCAACTTCATTGCGAACGGCGTCCACATTTTCGGTGTCACGATTCAGCAGATAACACGCGCTTGCGCCGTGGTGCTCGACATCCCGATCAAAGCCCTGACCACTGTCTTCGTCGACGGCATTCAAAAAGGCTATGGTTTCAATAAGGTTCAGATCGCTCCGCCTATGTCATGGCTCGGGGTTTCTGTCGCCGTCATTTGGGTCGCGCGGCGCGTCGGCGGCATCCAACTGCTCCTGCTTGCGTTGGTCACCGTCCTCTACATCCTGTTCCTCGGCCTGTACCAGGCGACGATGACCACGCTCGCAAGTGTGATGGGCAGCATCGTGCTCGCCACCGTCGCAGGCCTGTTCATCGGCGTTGCGAGCGCTCGCCATGCTGGCGTCTACACGGTCGTCCGCGCGGTCATGAACCTGACGCAGACGGTTCCGATTTTCTCGTATCTGCTTCCGACCTTGATGTTCCTTGGTTACGGACCGAGCGCCGCTGTGTTCGCGACTTTCGTTTATGCGCTGCCGCCCATGGTCCATGCGACGGTTCTGGCGCTGCAGAGCGTCGAACCTGAGATCGTGGAATATGCTTCGATGGCAGGTTGCACCAAACAGCAGAACCTCTGGCGCGTTCAAATCCCGGCCGCCTTGCCTAAGCTCGGCATCGGCTTGAACCAGGTCGTCATGATGTCCTTCAACATGGCAATTCTGACGTCAATGATCGGCGTCGGAGGGCTGGGTTATCTCGTTCTGCAAGCGTTGCGGCGGTTGGACATAGGTGCGGGCCTTGAAGCCGGAATGGGGATCGTCCTGCTTGGCATTCTGCTCGATCGGATCACGCAGGCGACGTCGAACAGGCAATCCGGCAGTCAGCCGCCCTTCAACAGGAAGGATTGGTTGCTCATCGGCGCCGCGCTCATCGTCACCACGCTCGCCTCGTACTTGCTTCCGGCCCTCGCGACATGGCCGAAGCAGCTAGTCTTCACATCGGCCTCCATTTGGAACGACATGGTGAGCTGGATCAACGTCCATCTGTTCGATGCCCTCGACGGTATCAGGACGTTCCTGATCCTCGATGTGTTCTATCCATACCGCGACTTCCTGTTGGGCCGTTCGTTTCTGGGGATCGTCGTCTTCTCGGTCCTCGGATCGGCTTTGATCGGCGGGCCTCGATTGGGCCTGCTGGTCGCCGCCCTCCTCGTGTTGATCGGCAGCACGGGCTTTTGGACGCAAGCTGTTTTGTCGTTCTACCTGGTCTCGATGTCCGTTGCCATTGCGATCCTCGCCGGCGTGCCGATCGGCGTCTTCGTCGCCCGCAACGACTGGGCGAGGCACGGCACGCTGTTCGTTCTGGACACACTACAGACGCTTCCCACACTCATCTATCTGCTTCCGGCCGTCATGTTGTTCCGCAACGGCGATGTGTCCGCGATCTTCGCCATCGTGTCCTATTCGATCGCTCCAGCGATCCGCTACGTCATGGAAGGCCTGCATCAGGTCCCAAGTCAACGTATCGAGGCCGGAAAGATGTCGGGCTGCAATAGCTGGCAGCTCTTCCGTCACATCGAGGTTCCAAGTGCATTTCCGACGCTACTGCTCGGCCTGAACCAGACGGTGATGATGGCGCTTTCGATGCTGATTATCGCGGCGATGGTGGGCACGAAAGATCTCGGTCAGGAAGTGTTCATGAGCCTGACCCGATCGGAGGTTGGCAAGGGCATCGCGGTCGGCATTTGCGTCGCCGCTTTGGCGCTTATTTCCGATGCGCTGCTCAAAACGGCATCCAGCAAGCAGTCGGCCTAG
- a CDS encoding ABC transporter substrate-binding protein — MKTTLKMLGLLAGLNIGLAPAMAFSPESDEPIKIMVADWTSMAINTDIVAQILGSYGYNVQKVVADDSARYPGFESGDLTIAVETWQTTQQTAFEKSVATGKVVDLGETGMHAKEEWWYPEYMKERCPGLPDWTALKKCAEAFSTADTAPKGRYLSGPVAWGGHDEERVAALGLPFEVVHAGTEAALFAELKSAYERKAPIMLWVYVPHWVPAVFKGEFVNFPKYEAACTTDAAWGVNKSATYDCGKPEGWIKKMGWAEGEKKWPCAYQIVRNFTMDNDTISKLVQEVDVNGRSIEDVSTEWLKANEPTWRKWAACAQ, encoded by the coding sequence ATGAAAACGACACTGAAAATGCTGGGTCTCCTGGCTGGCCTGAACATCGGACTTGCTCCGGCCATGGCCTTCTCGCCGGAGTCGGACGAACCGATCAAGATCATGGTCGCAGACTGGACCTCGATGGCGATCAACACCGACATCGTCGCCCAGATTCTCGGCTCCTACGGATACAACGTCCAAAAGGTGGTTGCAGATGACTCTGCGCGCTACCCCGGCTTCGAATCTGGCGACCTGACGATCGCCGTCGAGACTTGGCAGACCACGCAGCAGACCGCGTTCGAGAAGTCGGTGGCGACCGGTAAGGTCGTCGACCTCGGCGAAACCGGAATGCATGCGAAGGAGGAATGGTGGTACCCGGAATATATGAAGGAACGCTGCCCGGGTCTTCCTGATTGGACCGCATTGAAAAAGTGCGCCGAGGCGTTCTCCACGGCTGACACCGCGCCGAAGGGCCGATATCTCTCCGGTCCAGTCGCCTGGGGCGGGCATGATGAAGAGCGTGTAGCGGCTCTCGGTCTGCCGTTCGAAGTCGTCCACGCCGGAACCGAAGCAGCACTGTTCGCGGAGCTGAAGTCGGCCTATGAGCGCAAGGCTCCGATCATGCTTTGGGTCTACGTGCCGCATTGGGTTCCCGCCGTCTTCAAGGGCGAGTTCGTCAATTTCCCCAAATATGAAGCAGCGTGCACCACGGACGCGGCCTGGGGTGTGAACAAGTCGGCGACCTATGACTGCGGTAAGCCCGAAGGCTGGATCAAGAAGATGGGCTGGGCCGAAGGCGAGAAGAAGTGGCCCTGCGCTTATCAGATCGTCAGGAACTTCACCATGGACAACGACACGATCAGCAAGTTGGTGCAGGAAGTCGATGTGAACGGTCGCTCCATCGAGGACGTTTCAACGGAGTGGCTGAAAGCCAACGAGCCGACGTGGCGCAAGTGGGCAGCCTGCGCACAGTGA
- a CDS encoding SDR family oxidoreductase: MTALRLENKRALISGGANGAGAASTRLFCKEGAAVVFVDKDGVAGSLLEQELIADGHRVKFIEGDVSKPDVVDAVVASAVNFLGHIDILFNHAGIIIVKPFLDFSLAEWDEMMDNNAKSAFLMSRAVLPSMLERGKGVLVFTSTTGVRAATHLESLYSASKSAMHMLSRSIAVEYRDKGIRSNALCPSFVRTRHGEHEIKQLRKFGILASEQDVAIMQGRICEPEEIAEVALFLASDASSFVNGVELFVDNTFTAV, from the coding sequence ATGACTGCACTACGGCTTGAGAACAAAAGAGCGCTGATCTCTGGCGGTGCAAATGGGGCCGGTGCTGCTTCAACCAGGCTGTTCTGCAAAGAAGGCGCAGCCGTTGTGTTCGTTGACAAAGACGGCGTTGCAGGTTCCTTGCTTGAGCAGGAGCTGATCGCGGACGGCCATCGAGTGAAGTTCATCGAAGGCGACGTGTCGAAACCGGATGTCGTCGATGCGGTGGTTGCGTCGGCTGTCAATTTTTTAGGTCACATCGATATCCTGTTCAATCATGCGGGCATCATCATCGTGAAACCGTTCCTCGATTTCAGCCTCGCGGAATGGGACGAGATGATGGACAACAACGCAAAGTCCGCTTTTCTGATGAGCCGCGCCGTCCTGCCGTCCATGCTTGAGAGGGGCAAAGGTGTGCTCGTCTTCACATCCACGACCGGGGTGCGGGCGGCGACGCATCTCGAGTCACTCTACAGCGCGTCGAAGTCGGCAATGCACATGCTCTCAAGATCAATCGCCGTCGAATATCGGGACAAGGGAATCCGGTCGAATGCCCTCTGCCCCAGTTTCGTCCGCACTCGGCATGGCGAGCATGAGATAAAGCAATTGAGGAAGTTCGGCATTCTCGCCTCGGAGCAAGATGTCGCCATTATGCAGGGACGGATCTGCGAGCCGGAAGAAATTGCGGAGGTGGCGTTGTTTCTCGCGAGCGATGCGTCAAGTTTCGTCAATGGTGTCGAGCTCTTCGTCGACAATACCTTCACGGCGGTCTGA
- a CDS encoding SDR family oxidoreductase, with protein MNLNISNDLKTQRLEGKIAVITGGAGGMGKAASILFANAGAKVAILDIQDNAGIETVREIKANGGTAMFLKTDVSKSADVEASLQKVEDTFGPINVLFNHAGTLIVKPFHETTEADYDRMMDINVRSAFLVCRAVVRRMLKTGGGSIVITSSIGGEKGFALESVYCMSKGAVLQLARTIAVEYRDAGIRCNAICPGFVKTAHGLVEIEQLDGLGQKWSETDLNAVQGRICEPEEVAQAALFLATDEASFINGAALYVDNGWYAKG; from the coding sequence GTGAATCTGAATATCTCAAACGATCTCAAAACCCAGCGCTTGGAAGGCAAGATCGCGGTGATCACGGGCGGAGCCGGGGGAATGGGCAAGGCGGCCTCCATTTTGTTCGCCAATGCAGGAGCCAAAGTCGCGATCCTCGATATTCAGGACAACGCGGGGATCGAGACCGTCAGGGAGATCAAAGCAAACGGTGGCACGGCGATGTTCCTGAAAACCGACGTTTCGAAATCGGCCGACGTAGAGGCGTCGCTGCAAAAAGTCGAAGATACTTTCGGGCCGATCAATGTTCTCTTCAACCACGCCGGCACGCTGATCGTAAAGCCGTTCCACGAGACGACGGAAGCCGACTACGACAGGATGATGGACATCAACGTCAGGTCTGCGTTCCTCGTTTGCAGAGCCGTTGTCCGTCGCATGCTTAAGACCGGTGGCGGTTCAATCGTCATCACCTCGTCCATTGGCGGTGAGAAGGGCTTTGCGCTGGAGTCGGTCTATTGCATGTCAAAGGGTGCGGTGCTGCAACTCGCGCGCACGATTGCGGTCGAATACCGCGACGCGGGTATTCGCTGCAACGCGATCTGCCCAGGATTCGTGAAAACCGCGCACGGCCTTGTCGAAATCGAGCAGCTTGACGGTCTCGGTCAGAAGTGGAGCGAGACCGATCTCAACGCCGTGCAAGGCCGTATTTGCGAGCCGGAGGAGGTTGCTCAGGCGGCGCTCTTCCTCGCAACCGATGAAGCCAGCTTCATCAATGGTGCGGCGCTCTACGTCGATAACGGCTGGTACGCCAAAGGCTAA
- a CDS encoding FCD domain-containing protein produces MLWGLRPVQTQAAYNLAVDKLRRQIHLGLLLPNERLPSERALAEEINIARVTLREALRVLEGNKYIVIKRGQHGGAFVEKLEVLDQVAMFRISSDRAGMMRILEFREANEQAAIRLATTRATLPELKRMRAALGQMRDAREPASLKQAETMFTLAMADAAHNPLISHAVEDGLDQMFLPYFVAEFDHWRSVSTNLYSKLLGAIEAQNADQAAAVVGEILARDWVRVKAITV; encoded by the coding sequence ATGCTTTGGGGCTTACGGCCGGTTCAGACGCAGGCCGCCTACAACTTGGCGGTGGACAAGCTTCGCAGACAAATACATCTCGGATTGCTTCTTCCGAACGAGCGGCTTCCCTCGGAGAGAGCGCTTGCCGAAGAAATCAACATCGCTCGCGTGACGTTGCGCGAGGCTTTGCGCGTCCTCGAGGGCAACAAGTATATCGTCATCAAGCGGGGCCAACATGGCGGTGCGTTCGTGGAAAAGCTCGAGGTGTTGGACCAGGTCGCTATGTTCCGCATTTCGTCGGATCGGGCGGGCATGATGCGGATACTTGAGTTTCGCGAGGCAAATGAGCAGGCGGCGATCCGCCTTGCGACCACACGAGCAACCTTGCCGGAACTCAAGCGCATGCGCGCGGCACTCGGTCAGATGCGTGATGCCAGGGAACCCGCGTCGCTGAAGCAGGCGGAGACCATGTTCACGCTCGCCATGGCGGATGCGGCCCACAATCCTCTCATTTCGCATGCGGTTGAGGATGGTCTCGACCAGATGTTTCTTCCGTATTTCGTCGCGGAGTTCGACCATTGGCGGTCGGTCAGCACGAACCTCTATTCGAAGCTCTTAGGTGCAATCGAGGCACAAAACGCCGATCAAGCCGCAGCAGTAGTTGGCGAAATCCTGGCACGTGATTGGGTTCGCGTGAAAGCGATCACCGTCTAG